A part of Propioniciclava coleopterorum genomic DNA contains:
- the glmU gene encoding bifunctional UDP-N-acetylglucosamine diphosphorylase/glucosamine-1-phosphate N-acetyltransferase GlmU — protein sequence MDEQVAGVAGVVVLAAGAGTRMKSRTSKLLHQIAGRSLLSYAIRAAEHLDPEHLVVVVGHEREQIEEHLADIAPQVTIAVQEQQNGTGDAVRSGLEQLAGVDGEIVVTYGDVPLLTGETLAELVGVHRANGDAVTVLSTVLEEPFGYGRIVRDSDGDQVAAIVEQKDATPAQAAITEINAGIYVFDAEILRDGLASLTTDNAQGELYLTDVVKFARGEGRDVHSHILDDRWQAEGVNDRVQLAALGQEANRRLLEKWMRAGVTILDPASTWVHDTVDLAPDVTLLPGTSLEGATSVASGATIGPDTTLIDVEVREDASVVRTHGSLAIIGVRASVGPFAYLRPGTELSEDGKIGTFVETKNAKIGPGAKVPHLTYAGDVEIGESANIGAGTIFANYDGVTKSKSVIGKASFVGSNSVIVAPVEVADGAYVAAGSAITEPVGPGELAVARGRQRNIPGWVAKRREGTKTHQAAAEAGDNEGTAEQ from the coding sequence ATGGACGAACAGGTAGCGGGAGTCGCGGGAGTCGTGGTGCTGGCGGCGGGCGCGGGGACGCGCATGAAGTCGCGCACGTCGAAACTCCTGCACCAGATCGCCGGCCGTTCGCTGTTGAGCTACGCCATCCGCGCCGCCGAACACCTGGACCCCGAGCACCTGGTCGTGGTCGTCGGGCACGAGCGCGAGCAGATCGAGGAGCACCTGGCCGACATCGCGCCGCAGGTCACGATCGCCGTCCAGGAGCAGCAGAACGGCACCGGGGACGCGGTCCGTTCGGGGCTGGAGCAACTCGCCGGCGTCGACGGCGAGATCGTCGTCACCTACGGCGACGTGCCCCTGCTCACCGGCGAGACCCTCGCCGAACTCGTCGGGGTCCACCGCGCCAACGGCGACGCCGTGACGGTCCTGAGCACCGTGCTGGAGGAACCGTTCGGCTACGGGCGCATCGTGCGCGACTCCGACGGCGACCAGGTGGCGGCCATCGTCGAGCAGAAGGACGCCACCCCGGCGCAGGCGGCGATCACCGAGATCAACGCCGGCATCTACGTCTTCGACGCCGAGATCCTGCGCGACGGGCTCGCGTCCCTGACCACGGACAACGCCCAGGGCGAGCTGTACCTCACCGACGTGGTGAAGTTCGCCCGCGGCGAGGGCCGCGACGTGCACTCCCACATCCTGGACGACCGCTGGCAGGCTGAGGGCGTCAACGACCGCGTCCAGCTCGCCGCGCTGGGCCAGGAGGCGAACCGCCGGCTGCTGGAGAAGTGGATGCGCGCCGGCGTCACGATCCTCGACCCGGCGAGCACGTGGGTGCACGACACCGTCGACCTCGCACCCGACGTCACCCTGCTGCCCGGCACGAGCCTCGAGGGGGCGACCTCGGTCGCCTCGGGCGCGACGATCGGGCCGGACACCACCCTGATCGACGTCGAGGTCCGCGAGGACGCCTCGGTCGTCCGGACGCACGGGTCGCTCGCGATCATCGGCGTCCGCGCCTCGGTCGGGCCGTTCGCGTACCTGCGCCCCGGCACGGAGCTGAGCGAGGACGGCAAGATCGGCACCTTCGTCGAGACGAAGAACGCCAAGATCGGGCCCGGCGCCAAGGTGCCGCACCTCACCTACGCCGGCGACGTCGAGATCGGGGAGTCGGCCAACATCGGCGCCGGCACGATCTTCGCCAACTACGACGGCGTCACCAAGTCCAAGAGCGTCATCGGCAAGGCGAGCTTCGTCGGCAGCAACTCGGTGATCGTCGCGCCGGTCGAGGTGGCGGACGGGGCCTACGTGGCCGCCGGGTCCGCGATCACCGAGCCGGTCGGGCCGGGCGAACTGGCGGTGGCCCGGGGACGGCAGCGTAATATTCCCGGTTGGGTGGCCAAGCGCCGCGAAGGCACCAAGACGCACCAGGCCGCCGCCGAGGCGGGCGACAACGAAGGGACCGCCGAGCAGTGA
- a CDS encoding cation:proton antiporter yields METALILVGIAVVVLGGEALSERFNVPAPLLLIAVGAAASYVPVLPEIHLEPEVVLLGLLPPLLYTASIQTSLVDFTANRTPILALSVGLVVVTTFAVGAVVNWLIPDLGWPAALAIGAVVAPPDAVAATAIGRRIGLPRRIVTILEGESLLNDATALVALRTAIAAIAGAVSLGEIGLDFLVAAGGGAAAGFIVFALVAWLRRRVTTPVIDTTISLITPCAAYMLAESVHASGVIAVVVAGLLLGHKAPIIQTAPSRIAERTTWGAIAFLLENAVFLLIGLQTRWIVEDVIASHLPLGWIVLVCVTVLATVIVVRLGWIFALRVPLLLTSNRGAPAGCRARSWSAGPGCAAS; encoded by the coding sequence GTGGAAACAGCCCTCATCCTCGTCGGCATCGCCGTGGTGGTGTTGGGTGGCGAGGCGCTCAGCGAGCGCTTCAACGTCCCCGCCCCGCTCCTGCTGATCGCCGTCGGCGCCGCGGCGTCCTACGTGCCGGTCCTGCCGGAGATCCACCTGGAGCCCGAGGTCGTCCTGCTCGGGCTCCTGCCCCCGCTGCTCTACACCGCCTCGATCCAGACCTCGCTGGTCGACTTCACCGCGAACCGGACGCCGATCCTGGCGCTGTCGGTCGGCCTGGTGGTCGTCACGACCTTCGCGGTCGGGGCCGTCGTCAACTGGCTGATCCCCGACCTCGGCTGGCCCGCCGCGCTCGCGATCGGCGCCGTCGTGGCGCCCCCGGACGCCGTCGCCGCCACCGCCATCGGACGCCGGATCGGGCTGCCCCGCCGGATCGTGACGATCCTGGAGGGCGAGTCGCTGCTCAACGACGCCACGGCGCTGGTGGCGCTGCGCACCGCCATCGCCGCGATCGCGGGCGCGGTGTCCCTGGGCGAGATCGGCCTGGACTTCCTGGTCGCGGCCGGCGGCGGCGCGGCGGCGGGCTTCATCGTCTTCGCGCTGGTGGCGTGGCTGCGGCGCCGGGTCACGACCCCGGTGATCGACACCACGATCTCCCTCATCACCCCGTGCGCGGCCTACATGCTCGCCGAGTCGGTGCACGCCTCGGGCGTGATCGCCGTCGTGGTCGCGGGCCTGCTGCTGGGCCACAAGGCCCCGATCATCCAGACCGCCCCGTCGCGGATCGCCGAGCGCACCACCTGGGGCGCCATCGCGTTCCTGCTCGAGAACGCGGTCTTCCTGCTGATCGGGTTGCAGACCAGGTGGATCGTCGAGGACGTGATCGCCAGCCACCTGCCCCTGGGCTGGATCGTGCTGGTGTGCGTGACCGTGCTCGCGACGGTGATCGTCGTCCGGCTCGGCTGGATCTTCGCGCTGCGCGTGCCCCTGCTCCTGACGTCCAACCGGGGCGCCCCGGCTGGGTGCCGAGCGCGTTCCTGGTCGGCTGGGCCGGGATGCGCGGCGTCGTGA
- a CDS encoding UBP-type zinc finger domain-containing protein: MPSAFLVGWAGMRGVVTLAAAFIIPLSVPHREVLLLIALTVVAGTLFLQGLTLPWLTRRLDVETPDPAADALTRAVVLEDAGRAGLERLGTLHFDDPHHVLDLVRKRIDERSFAAWERLSTAGDRESPSQLYARVRREMLQAEREKVLEIRGSGTVPGDIIAEVLQMLDVEESMSDTRTERAEAMRTAGLRLREAQQCDDLASHPAIDDAEASACPACVAEGTDWVALRRCLDCGNVGCCDSSPSRHASRHFRESHHPVMESAEPGEAWRWCYVHHITG, encoded by the coding sequence GTGCCGAGCGCGTTCCTGGTCGGCTGGGCCGGGATGCGCGGCGTCGTGACGCTCGCGGCGGCGTTCATCATCCCGCTGTCGGTCCCGCACCGCGAGGTGCTGCTCCTGATCGCCCTGACCGTGGTGGCGGGCACGCTCTTCCTGCAGGGCCTCACCCTGCCCTGGCTGACGCGGCGCCTCGACGTCGAGACCCCCGACCCGGCCGCGGACGCCCTCACCCGCGCCGTCGTCCTCGAGGACGCCGGCCGGGCTGGCCTCGAGCGCCTCGGCACGCTGCACTTCGACGACCCGCACCACGTGCTGGACCTGGTCCGCAAGCGGATCGACGAACGCAGCTTCGCCGCCTGGGAGCGGCTCAGCACCGCCGGGGACCGCGAGTCGCCCTCGCAGCTGTACGCGCGCGTCCGGCGGGAGATGCTGCAGGCCGAGCGCGAGAAGGTGCTCGAGATACGCGGCAGCGGGACGGTGCCCGGCGACATCATCGCCGAAGTGCTGCAGATGCTGGACGTCGAGGAGTCGATGAGCGACACCCGCACCGAGCGGGCGGAGGCGATGCGGACCGCCGGGCTGCGGCTGCGCGAGGCGCAGCAGTGCGACGACCTGGCGTCGCACCCGGCGATCGACGACGCCGAGGCGTCCGCGTGCCCCGCCTGCGTCGCCGAGGGCACCGACTGGGTGGCGCTGCGGCGCTGCCTCGACTGCGGCAACGTCGGGTGCTGCGACTCCTCGCCGTCCCGGCACGCGTCCCGGCACTTCCGCGAGAGCCACCACCCGGTGATGGAGTCGGCTGAGCCCGGCGAGGCGTGGCGCTGGTGCTACGTGCACCACATCACGGGCTGA
- a CDS encoding FAD-dependent oxidoreductase, with protein sequence MGERPVILLVTDTHRATLLGEFQRYSRDYEIVPATSGHDAEKVVADLLRKGHQLALVAVEHRLPDADSLDVFRRLRPLVPTARRITLLASEDFPDAADTLRLATLDNDLDAYLVIPRGLRDEEFHTALVETLSDWGWSVAGPVVAGVELVYDRPDANVAALRDWLERTGMPSRSHRADSPEGRAIIEAAGPDAVLPLMRAFRGQFLSDATVAKAAEAMYGGHDDIPADQVADVVIVGAGPAGLAAAVYAASEGLSTIVVESEAIGGQAGSSSMIRNYLGFPRGISGMRLAQRARTQAFRFGARFYTGRPVTDIQDGPDDEPPHHHVFVRGARICARAVVVATGVAYRTLGVPALDAYLGVGVHYGAATAVAREMKGRRVAVVGGGNSAGQAAIHLAKFAAHVSIVVRRAGLADTMSEYLIREIDATVNIDVRPRSEVVGGGGDGRLEWLDLSVAGDVERVEAGGLFLLLGADPACDWLPARVRRDEAGFVQTGRDVPRELWVDGLPPASLETAVPGIFAAGDIRAGSMKRVAAATGEGATVVALVHEHLAELRAAEFRA encoded by the coding sequence ATGGGTGAGCGGCCGGTCATCCTGCTGGTGACCGACACCCACCGCGCCACCCTGCTGGGCGAGTTCCAGCGCTACTCCCGCGACTACGAGATCGTGCCGGCGACCAGCGGGCACGACGCCGAGAAGGTCGTGGCGGACCTGCTCCGCAAGGGGCACCAGCTCGCCCTGGTCGCCGTCGAACACCGGCTGCCGGACGCCGACTCGCTCGACGTGTTCCGGCGGCTCCGGCCGCTGGTCCCGACGGCGCGCCGGATCACGCTGCTGGCGTCGGAGGACTTCCCGGACGCCGCGGACACCCTGCGCCTCGCGACGCTCGACAACGACCTCGACGCCTACCTCGTGATCCCGCGCGGGCTGCGCGACGAGGAGTTCCACACCGCCCTCGTCGAGACCCTGTCGGACTGGGGCTGGTCCGTCGCCGGCCCGGTCGTCGCCGGCGTCGAGCTCGTCTACGACCGGCCGGACGCCAACGTGGCGGCCCTGCGCGACTGGCTGGAGCGCACTGGGATGCCGTCGCGGTCGCATCGCGCCGACAGCCCCGAGGGGCGGGCGATCATCGAGGCCGCAGGCCCGGACGCCGTCCTGCCGCTGATGCGGGCGTTCCGGGGGCAGTTCCTCTCCGACGCGACGGTCGCCAAGGCGGCCGAGGCGATGTACGGCGGCCACGACGACATCCCCGCCGACCAGGTCGCCGACGTCGTGATCGTCGGCGCCGGACCGGCCGGGCTCGCGGCCGCGGTGTACGCGGCGTCGGAGGGGCTGAGCACGATCGTGGTGGAGTCCGAGGCGATCGGCGGGCAGGCCGGGTCGAGCTCGATGATCCGCAACTACCTGGGCTTCCCGCGCGGCATCTCCGGGATGCGGCTGGCCCAACGCGCCCGCACGCAGGCGTTCCGGTTCGGCGCCCGGTTCTACACGGGGCGGCCCGTCACCGACATCCAGGACGGCCCCGACGACGAGCCGCCGCACCACCACGTGTTCGTGCGCGGCGCGCGCATCTGCGCCCGCGCCGTCGTGGTCGCGACCGGGGTCGCCTACCGGACGCTGGGCGTCCCCGCGCTGGACGCGTACCTCGGGGTGGGCGTCCACTACGGCGCGGCCACCGCGGTCGCCCGGGAGATGAAGGGACGCCGCGTCGCGGTGGTGGGCGGCGGGAACTCCGCGGGCCAGGCGGCGATCCACCTGGCCAAGTTCGCCGCCCACGTGTCGATCGTCGTGCGGCGCGCCGGCCTGGCGGACACGATGTCGGAGTACCTGATCCGCGAGATCGACGCGACGGTGAACATCGACGTCCGCCCTCGCTCCGAGGTGGTCGGCGGCGGCGGCGACGGGCGGCTGGAGTGGCTCGACCTGTCGGTGGCCGGCGACGTCGAGCGCGTCGAGGCCGGCGGGCTCTTCCTCCTGCTGGGCGCCGATCCCGCCTGCGACTGGCTGCCCGCGCGGGTTCGCCGCGACGAGGCCGGCTTCGTCCAGACCGGGCGCGACGTGCCCCGGGAGCTGTGGGTCGACGGGCTGCCGCCGGCGAGCCTGGAGACCGCCGTGCCGGGGATCTTCGCGGCCGGCGACATCCGGGCCGGCTCGATGAAGCGCGTCGCCGCGGCCACCGGGGAGGGCGCCACGGTGGTGGCGCTGGTGCACGAACACCTGGCCGAGCTCCGCGCCGCGGAGTTCCGCGCCTGA
- a CDS encoding dihydrofolate reductase family protein has translation MRPLRYSINVTLDGCVHHQAGLPPDPESMAFWTAEMERVDALLYGRVTYGMMESAWRRPANGVWPAWMEEWEIPFAEAIDPTRKYVVSATLPAPDWNAELLGGDLGAAVRRLKEEPGHGLVGGVRLPLALADLGLIDEFQFVVHPVIVGHGPALLAGLRESTRLELVERRDFRSGAVASLYRRAG, from the coding sequence ATGAGGCCACTTCGCTACTCGATCAACGTCACGCTGGACGGCTGCGTCCACCACCAGGCGGGCCTGCCCCCCGACCCGGAGTCGATGGCGTTCTGGACCGCCGAGATGGAGCGGGTCGACGCGCTGCTGTACGGCCGGGTGACCTACGGCATGATGGAATCCGCGTGGCGCAGGCCCGCGAACGGCGTCTGGCCCGCCTGGATGGAGGAGTGGGAGATCCCGTTCGCCGAGGCCATCGACCCGACGAGGAAGTACGTCGTGTCGGCCACGCTGCCGGCCCCCGACTGGAACGCCGAACTGCTCGGCGGCGACCTGGGCGCGGCGGTGCGCCGACTCAAGGAGGAACCCGGCCACGGGCTCGTCGGCGGGGTCAGGTTGCCGCTGGCGCTGGCCGACCTCGGCCTGATCGACGAGTTCCAGTTCGTCGTGCACCCGGTGATCGTCGGTCACGGGCCCGCGCTGCTCGCAGGGCTGCGGGAGAGCACCCGCCTGGAGCTGGTCGAGCGCCGCGACTTCCGCTCCGGCGCGGTCGCCTCGCTGTACCGCCGCGCCGGCTGA
- a CDS encoding TetR/AcrR family transcriptional regulator codes for MTTQPSTTPRARRGRVRMTRQQRREQLVGVARELFAERGLDGTSVEEIAAHAEVSKPVVYEHFGGKEGLYAVVVDREVRRLHDAIYQAISRPHTDPRSLIELGTLALLDYIEEEPDGFRIISRDSSPYAPGGTFQTILSSVASRVEGLLASQFERRGFDPGTAPLYSQMLVGLVALAGQWWVESHNQTTLTKPQVAAHLVNLAWNGMRNLQPQPILRVSDALPAPDAEQD; via the coding sequence GTGACCACCCAGCCGAGCACCACGCCGCGCGCCCGCCGCGGGCGGGTGCGGATGACGCGCCAGCAGCGCCGCGAGCAGCTCGTCGGCGTCGCGCGCGAGCTGTTCGCCGAGCGCGGGCTGGACGGCACCTCGGTCGAGGAGATCGCCGCGCACGCCGAGGTGAGCAAGCCGGTGGTCTACGAGCACTTCGGCGGCAAGGAGGGGCTGTACGCGGTCGTCGTCGACCGCGAGGTCCGCCGCCTGCACGACGCGATCTACCAGGCGATCTCCCGCCCGCACACCGACCCGCGCTCGCTGATCGAGCTCGGCACCCTGGCGCTGCTGGACTACATCGAGGAGGAGCCGGACGGCTTCCGCATCATCAGCCGCGACTCCTCGCCGTACGCGCCCGGCGGGACGTTCCAGACGATCCTGTCCAGCGTGGCGAGCCGCGTCGAGGGGCTGCTGGCGTCGCAGTTCGAGCGGCGCGGCTTCGACCCGGGCACCGCCCCGCTGTACTCCCAGATGCTGGTCGGGCTCGTCGCGCTGGCGGGCCAGTGGTGGGTCGAGTCCCACAACCAGACCACCCTGACCAAGCCGCAGGTCGCCGCGCACCTGGTGAACCTGGCCTGGAACGGCATGCGCAACCTGCAGCCGCAGCCCATCCTGCGGGTCAGCGACGCTCTCCCCGCGCCGGACGCCGAGCAGGACTGA
- a CDS encoding sugar kinase yields the protein MSGADVLTIGEALVSFRTDEIAPGWRASAHVAGAESNVAIGLARLGHAARWVGRVSDDALGRWVLATLAGEGVDVADAVADRRSAGAMVLESPADHARRATYLRRGSAGAALTAADVLAALPGARRVHLTGVTPALSETARAAWLGLGRAAHGAGVPVSFDVNHRPALWDAAAASEALRELVPHTDLLIASEDELELVATGDEADAVASLLDAGVGTVVVKRGERGASAFTASGRVDVPAQRVPVVDVIGAGDALCAGLLSGLLDGLDLAPALERGVAVASACVASPGDWEGLPTRADLGL from the coding sequence ATGAGCGGCGCCGACGTCCTGACGATCGGGGAGGCGCTGGTCTCCTTCCGCACCGACGAGATCGCGCCCGGCTGGCGCGCGTCCGCGCATGTGGCGGGCGCCGAGTCGAACGTCGCCATCGGCCTGGCTCGGCTGGGGCACGCCGCGCGCTGGGTGGGGCGGGTGAGCGACGACGCGCTGGGGCGCTGGGTGCTGGCCACCCTGGCCGGCGAGGGCGTCGACGTCGCGGACGCCGTGGCCGACCGCCGGTCCGCCGGCGCGATGGTGCTGGAGTCGCCCGCCGACCACGCCCGCCGCGCGACCTACCTGCGCCGCGGCTCCGCGGGCGCGGCCCTGACCGCCGCCGACGTGCTGGCCGCGCTGCCGGGGGCCCGCCGCGTCCACCTCACGGGCGTGACGCCGGCCCTGTCGGAGACCGCGCGCGCCGCCTGGCTCGGGCTGGGACGTGCCGCGCACGGCGCCGGGGTGCCGGTCTCTTTCGACGTGAACCACCGCCCCGCGCTGTGGGACGCCGCGGCGGCGTCCGAGGCGCTGCGCGAGCTCGTGCCGCACACCGACCTGCTGATCGCCTCGGAGGACGAGCTCGAGCTCGTCGCCACCGGCGACGAGGCGGACGCGGTGGCGTCCCTGCTCGACGCGGGCGTGGGGACCGTGGTGGTCAAGCGCGGCGAGCGGGGGGCGAGCGCGTTCACGGCGTCCGGCCGGGTCGACGTCCCCGCGCAGCGCGTGCCCGTCGTGGACGTGATCGGCGCCGGGGACGCCCTGTGCGCCGGGCTGCTGTCGGGGCTGCTGGACGGCTTGGACCTCGCGCCCGCGCTGGAGCGCGGCGTCGCGGTGGCGTCGGCGTGCGTGGCCTCGCCCGGGGACTGGGAGGGCCTGCCCACCCGCGCTGACCTCGGCCTCTGA
- a CDS encoding bifunctional 4-hydroxy-2-oxoglutarate aldolase/2-dehydro-3-deoxy-phosphogluconate aldolase, with product MSIELLPLLAAHRVLGIIRARDAAAAVAAGRVLVDAGLPLLEVSLITPDAADAIAELAGIPGAIVGAGTVLSPEDVALVEDAGASFIVTPAITDAVPVAAGHGLPVLAGATTATEALTAMQLGATAVKLFPASIGGPSYLKALRDPLPGLPFVPVGGVDAAAAREYLRVGAVAVGVGSPLLGDAVAGGSLDELAERAASFAALAAEFA from the coding sequence ATGAGCATCGAGCTGCTGCCCCTGTTGGCCGCCCACCGCGTGCTGGGCATCATCCGCGCCCGGGACGCCGCCGCCGCCGTCGCGGCCGGCCGCGTCCTGGTGGACGCCGGACTGCCGCTGCTGGAGGTGTCCCTCATCACCCCGGACGCCGCCGACGCCATCGCCGAACTCGCCGGCATCCCCGGCGCGATCGTCGGTGCGGGCACCGTGCTGAGCCCCGAGGACGTCGCCCTGGTCGAGGACGCGGGCGCGTCCTTCATCGTCACCCCGGCGATCACCGACGCCGTGCCCGTGGCCGCCGGCCACGGACTGCCGGTGCTCGCGGGCGCGACGACCGCGACCGAGGCGCTGACCGCGATGCAGCTCGGCGCGACGGCGGTGAAGCTGTTCCCGGCCTCCATCGGGGGCCCGAGCTACCTCAAGGCGCTGCGCGACCCGCTGCCCGGGCTCCCGTTCGTTCCCGTCGGGGGCGTGGACGCCGCCGCCGCGCGCGAGTACCTGCGCGTCGGCGCCGTCGCCGTGGGCGTCGGATCGCCGCTGCTGGGCGACGCGGTCGCGGGCGGCTCGCTGGACGAGCTCGCCGAGCGGGCGGCGTCCTTCGCCGCGCTGGCGGCGGAGTTCGCATGA
- the dgoD gene encoding galactonate dehydratase has product METIERVETFLVAPRWLFVRIETSGGLVGWGEASCEGRSETVRTAVEQLSEYLIGQDPFRIEDHWQVMSKGSFYRYGVILSSAVSGIDQALWDLLGRSVGLPVHQLLGGPVRDRIRVYAWVGGDEPDEVADHVAAQVEAGMTAVKMNASGKMSPIATAAELAGVERRVAAARDVLGPTRDVAVDLHGRFTLADARRVAGMIEPYHPFFIEEPVIPENSHLIGKMVESTTVPISTGERLYNRQEFLPVLQAGIAVAQPDLSHAGGISEVRRIASLAETFDVQLAPHCPLGPLAFASSLQVGFAAPNHLIQEQSIGIHYNEGAEVLDYVADTAPLRFVDGHVERLTGPGLGIEIDEAAVRDADKRGHAWRNPVWRHDNGAFAEW; this is encoded by the coding sequence GTGGAAACCATCGAACGGGTCGAGACCTTCCTGGTCGCCCCCCGCTGGCTGTTCGTCCGGATCGAGACCTCCGGCGGGCTGGTCGGCTGGGGCGAGGCGTCGTGTGAGGGCCGCTCCGAGACGGTCCGCACGGCCGTGGAGCAGCTCTCGGAGTACCTCATCGGGCAGGACCCGTTCCGCATCGAGGACCACTGGCAGGTGATGAGCAAGGGGTCCTTCTACCGCTACGGCGTGATCCTGTCCTCGGCCGTCTCCGGCATCGACCAGGCGCTGTGGGACCTGCTCGGCCGCTCGGTCGGGCTGCCGGTGCACCAACTGCTCGGCGGGCCGGTCCGCGACCGGATCCGGGTGTACGCCTGGGTCGGGGGCGACGAGCCGGACGAGGTCGCCGACCACGTCGCCGCGCAGGTCGAGGCGGGCATGACCGCGGTGAAGATGAACGCGTCGGGGAAGATGTCGCCGATCGCGACCGCCGCCGAACTGGCCGGGGTGGAGCGCCGGGTCGCGGCCGCCCGCGACGTGCTGGGGCCCACCCGCGACGTCGCGGTCGACCTGCACGGCCGGTTCACGCTCGCCGACGCCCGCCGCGTCGCGGGGATGATCGAGCCGTACCACCCGTTCTTCATCGAGGAGCCGGTGATCCCCGAGAACAGCCACCTGATCGGCAAGATGGTCGAGTCCACCACCGTGCCGATCTCCACCGGGGAGCGGCTCTACAACCGGCAGGAGTTCCTGCCGGTGCTGCAGGCGGGCATCGCCGTGGCGCAGCCGGACCTCTCGCACGCCGGCGGCATCTCCGAGGTGCGCCGGATCGCGTCGCTGGCCGAGACCTTCGACGTGCAGCTCGCCCCGCACTGCCCGCTCGGCCCGCTCGCGTTCGCGTCCAGCCTGCAGGTCGGGTTCGCGGCGCCGAACCACCTGATCCAGGAGCAGAGCATCGGCATCCACTACAACGAGGGCGCCGAGGTGCTGGACTACGTCGCCGACACCGCGCCGCTGCGCTTCGTGGACGGCCACGTCGAGCGGCTGACCGGCCCCGGGCTGGGCATCGAGATCGACGAGGCCGCCGTCCGGGACGCCGACAAGCGCGGCCACGCCTGGCGCAACCCCGTGTGGCGGCACGACAACGGCGCCTTCGCGGAATGGTGA
- a CDS encoding carbohydrate ABC transporter permease gives MITTTGYKIFRFTALALIVAMLVLPIVWMVLAAFKTNVDIYDAAKTVIFTPTMENFGKVFAQGNFGQYIFNSALIAVAATGLSMVLGVPAAFAMSRFVMNKSALVVLMARVIPGVSLLVPWYYLFSQMRLVGTYWVLILSHMFVALPLIVYIMMGFFDGLPVELEESGQVDGLTPIGSFWHLMLPLSTPGMATAGILAFIFSWNNFMFALVLSSSSTKTLPVAIYDFIGYAAIDWGALMAASTVVTVPIMVIALFTQKYIVSGLTAGATKG, from the coding sequence GTGATCACCACGACCGGGTACAAGATCTTCCGCTTCACCGCGCTGGCGCTCATCGTCGCGATGCTGGTGCTCCCCATCGTGTGGATGGTGCTGGCCGCCTTCAAGACCAACGTCGACATCTACGACGCCGCGAAGACCGTCATCTTCACGCCCACGATGGAGAACTTCGGCAAGGTGTTCGCCCAGGGCAACTTCGGGCAGTACATCTTCAACTCGGCGCTCATCGCGGTCGCCGCGACCGGGCTGTCGATGGTGCTGGGCGTCCCGGCGGCGTTCGCGATGTCGCGGTTCGTCATGAACAAGTCGGCGCTGGTCGTCCTCATGGCGCGCGTCATCCCCGGCGTCTCGCTGCTGGTGCCGTGGTACTACCTGTTCAGCCAGATGCGCCTGGTGGGCACCTACTGGGTGCTGATCCTGTCGCACATGTTCGTGGCGCTGCCGCTGATCGTCTACATCATGATGGGCTTCTTCGACGGCCTGCCCGTCGAGTTGGAGGAGTCCGGCCAGGTGGACGGGCTCACCCCGATCGGCTCGTTCTGGCACCTGATGCTGCCGCTGTCCACGCCGGGCATGGCGACCGCCGGCATCCTGGCGTTCATCTTCAGCTGGAACAACTTCATGTTCGCGCTCGTGTTGTCGAGTTCGTCCACCAAGACGCTGCCCGTGGCCATCTACGACTTCATCGGGTACGCGGCCATCGACTGGGGCGCGCTGATGGCGGCGTCCACCGTGGTGACGGTGCCGATCATGGTGATCGCGCTCTTCACCCAGAAGTACATCGTGTCCGGCCTCACCGCCGGAGCCACCAAGGGCTGA